Proteins encoded together in one Sinorhizobium meliloti window:
- the infB gene encoding translation initiation factor IF-2, whose protein sequence is MTDNKDDKTLSVAGKKTLTLKPSGVTQGTVRQDMGRGRTKAVVVETKRTRGPLKHKDERPITPVAATPAARPAEQRPMPPQPSGRPAPQPQPHQPRQEQNRPRGGVVLNDLSAGEMEARRRALAEAQIRDAEEAKRRAEDEVRRQREEEERLAREKEEAARRAAEEAARPPVEAEKIEEKVEAASPAVGERRVETRPQPGRPAPAATPAGPDGAALRGRRGTESEEDERRRSGAGAPRGKVVRPEPAKPAPRAKGDEGRRQGKLTLTTAAVDEDGSQRGRSLSAMRRRQEKFKRSQMQETREKISREVVLPETITIQELSQRMSERAVDVIKFLMKEGQMMKPGDLIDADLAELIAGEFGHTVKRVSESDVEEGIFNISDVDDDMQSRPPIVTIMGHVDHGKTSLLDAIRHANVVAGEAGGITQHIGAYQVEQNGQKITFIDTPGHAAFTAMRARGAQATDIAVLVVAADDSVMPQTIESINHAKAAGVPIIVAINKIDKPSANPQKVRTELLQHEVFVESMGGEVLDVEVSAKNQTNLDKLLEAILLQSEILDLKANPNRTAEGTVVEAELDRGRGAVATVLVQKGTLTPGQIIVAGDQWGRVRALVNDKGEHVKAAGPSTPVEVLGLSGTPAAGDRFAVVESESRAREISEYRQRLAREKAVARQSGSRGSLEQMMTQLQTSGVKEFPLVIKGDVQGSIEAISGALDKLGTDEVRARIVHSGAGGITESDVSLAEASNAAIIGFNVRANKQARDASERAGIEIRYYNIIYDLVDDVKAAMSGLLSPERRETFLGNAEILEVFNITKVGKVAGCRVTEGKVERGVGVRLVRDNVVIHEGKLKTLKRFKDEVSEVQSGQECGMAFENYEDIRAGDTIECFRVEHVTRTL, encoded by the coding sequence ATGACGGACAACAAAGACGACAAGACACTCAGCGTAGCGGGCAAGAAGACGCTGACCCTGAAGCCCTCCGGGGTGACGCAGGGCACGGTGCGTCAGGATATGGGTCGCGGTCGCACCAAGGCGGTCGTGGTCGAGACCAAGAGAACGCGCGGTCCGCTGAAGCACAAGGACGAGCGCCCGATCACGCCGGTTGCCGCCACGCCTGCCGCCCGCCCGGCTGAGCAGCGTCCGATGCCGCCGCAGCCCTCGGGTCGTCCGGCTCCTCAGCCGCAGCCGCACCAGCCGCGCCAGGAACAGAACCGCCCTCGCGGCGGTGTCGTCCTGAACGACCTCTCTGCCGGTGAGATGGAAGCCCGCCGCCGCGCCCTGGCGGAAGCCCAGATTCGCGACGCCGAGGAAGCCAAGCGTCGCGCCGAGGACGAAGTGCGCCGCCAGCGCGAGGAGGAAGAGCGCCTCGCCCGCGAGAAGGAAGAGGCTGCGCGCCGTGCCGCCGAAGAGGCTGCACGCCCGCCGGTAGAGGCTGAAAAGATCGAGGAGAAGGTCGAGGCTGCAAGTCCCGCCGTCGGCGAACGCCGTGTCGAGACGCGCCCGCAGCCGGGACGCCCGGCTCCGGCTGCAACGCCGGCGGGGCCGGACGGTGCAGCACTTCGCGGCCGCCGCGGGACCGAGAGCGAGGAAGACGAACGCCGCCGCAGCGGCGCCGGTGCTCCCCGCGGCAAGGTCGTGCGTCCGGAGCCGGCCAAGCCCGCTCCCCGTGCAAAGGGTGACGAGGGCCGCCGCCAGGGCAAGCTGACGCTTACGACGGCTGCCGTGGACGAGGATGGCAGCCAGCGCGGCCGTTCGCTTTCGGCGATGCGCCGCCGCCAGGAGAAGTTCAAGCGCAGCCAGATGCAGGAAACGCGCGAGAAGATCTCCCGCGAAGTCGTCCTGCCGGAAACCATCACGATTCAGGAATTGTCGCAGCGCATGTCCGAGCGTGCGGTCGACGTCATCAAGTTCCTGATGAAGGAAGGCCAGATGATGAAGCCCGGCGACCTGATCGACGCCGATCTCGCGGAGCTCATCGCCGGCGAATTCGGCCACACGGTCAAGCGCGTTTCCGAATCGGACGTCGAGGAAGGCATCTTCAACATCTCCGACGTGGACGACGACATGCAGTCGCGGCCGCCGATCGTGACGATCATGGGTCACGTCGACCACGGCAAGACGTCGCTGCTCGACGCCATCCGCCACGCCAACGTGGTTGCCGGCGAGGCAGGCGGCATCACGCAGCACATCGGTGCCTACCAGGTCGAGCAGAACGGCCAGAAGATCACCTTCATCGACACGCCCGGCCACGCGGCCTTCACGGCCATGCGCGCCCGCGGCGCCCAGGCGACGGACATCGCCGTCCTCGTCGTCGCGGCCGACGACAGCGTGATGCCGCAGACGATCGAGTCGATCAACCATGCCAAGGCGGCCGGCGTTCCGATCATCGTGGCGATCAACAAGATCGACAAGCCGTCCGCGAATCCGCAGAAGGTCCGCACCGAGCTGCTGCAGCACGAAGTCTTCGTCGAATCCATGGGCGGTGAGGTTCTCGACGTCGAGGTTTCGGCCAAGAACCAGACCAACCTCGACAAGCTTCTCGAGGCGATCCTGCTGCAGTCCGAAATCCTCGACCTCAAGGCCAATCCGAACCGGACGGCCGAAGGCACGGTGGTGGAAGCCGAGCTCGACCGCGGCCGCGGTGCGGTTGCGACCGTCCTCGTACAGAAGGGTACGCTCACTCCGGGCCAGATCATCGTCGCGGGCGATCAGTGGGGCCGTGTGCGCGCACTCGTCAACGACAAGGGTGAACATGTGAAGGCCGCCGGGCCGTCGACGCCGGTCGAGGTTCTCGGCCTCTCCGGAACGCCGGCGGCGGGCGATCGCTTCGCCGTCGTCGAGAGCGAGAGCCGGGCGCGCGAGATTTCGGAATATCGCCAGCGGCTCGCCCGCGAGAAGGCGGTTGCACGCCAGTCCGGTTCGCGCGGTTCGCTCGAGCAGATGATGACCCAGCTCCAGACCTCCGGCGTCAAGGAGTTCCCGCTGGTCATCAAGGGCGACGTGCAGGGCTCGATCGAAGCGATCTCCGGCGCTCTGGACAAGCTGGGCACCGACGAAGTGCGCGCCCGCATCGTTCATTCGGGCGCCGGCGGCATCACCGAGTCGGACGTCTCGCTTGCGGAAGCTTCGAACGCAGCCATCATCGGCTTCAACGTCCGTGCCAACAAGCAGGCGCGGGATGCGTCCGAGCGTGCCGGCATCGAGATCCGCTACTACAACATCATCTACGACCTGGTGGATGACGTGAAGGCGGCGATGTCCGGTCTCTTGTCGCCGGAGCGGCGCGAGACCTTCCTCGGCAATGCCGAGATCCTGGAGGTGTTCAACATCACCAAGGTCGGCAAGGTCGCGGGTTGCCGCGTCACCGAGGGCAAGGTCGAACGTGGCGTCGGCGTCCGTCTGGTACGCGACAACGTCGTCATCCACGAAGGCAAGCTCAAGACGCTCAAGCGCTTCAAGGACGAAGTCTCCGAGGTCCAGTCCGGCCAGGAATGCGGTATGGCCTTCGAGAACTACGAGGACATCCGTGCCGGCGACACGATCGAGTGCTTCCGCGTCGAACACGTCACGCGGACGCTCTGA
- the rbfA gene encoding 30S ribosome-binding factor RbfA: MAKSTSSAPSQRMLRVGEQVRAAITQVLQRGEVLDPLIENSVISISEVRMSPDLKIATAYVTPLGVADHAAVIEALNRHAKFIRGRLGPQLRQMKYMPDVRFRDDTSFDNYQKIDSLLRSPEVSRDLDRDADDEE, translated from the coding sequence ATGGCCAAATCCACATCCTCCGCTCCGTCCCAGCGCATGCTGCGCGTCGGCGAACAGGTGCGCGCAGCGATAACGCAGGTGCTGCAACGCGGTGAAGTACTCGATCCGCTGATCGAAAACTCGGTGATTTCCATTTCCGAGGTGCGCATGTCGCCCGATCTGAAGATCGCCACGGCCTATGTGACCCCACTCGGGGTCGCCGATCACGCGGCGGTTATCGAAGCGCTGAACAGGCATGCGAAATTCATTCGCGGGCGGCTCGGCCCGCAATTGCGGCAGATGAAATACATGCCGGACGTCCGATTCCGGGACGATACCAGCTTCGACAACTATCAGAAGATCGACTCGCTGCTGCGCTCGCCGGAGGTCAGTCGCGACCTCGATCGCGACGCCGACGACGAAGAGTAA
- a CDS encoding RNA-binding protein, producing the protein MIVEIDADSLPADKGPKDRNGNNRTCIVTRESGSPEELIRFVAGPDGVVVADLKRQLPGRGCWVKSERQLVEKAVAKKLFARALRAEVKANAGLADEVERLLAEQLAGMMNMARKAGQFISGATKTEQAVRGLAALAVFHAIDAAADGVRKIDQARKAMSFVSEDETEIPAFRPFTGAEMEGLLGSNAFIHAAALAGQAGEGVVKRAIMLEKYRGSVPVRAEGGAGKPQQ; encoded by the coding sequence ATGATCGTCGAGATCGATGCCGACAGCCTGCCTGCGGACAAGGGTCCGAAGGACCGGAACGGCAACAACCGGACCTGTATCGTCACGCGTGAGAGCGGCTCTCCTGAAGAGTTGATCCGCTTTGTCGCCGGACCCGACGGCGTCGTCGTTGCGGATCTGAAGCGGCAGCTCCCGGGGCGCGGATGTTGGGTCAAGTCCGAGCGGCAGCTCGTGGAAAAAGCGGTGGCGAAGAAGCTCTTCGCCCGCGCTCTTCGCGCCGAAGTGAAGGCGAATGCCGGGCTCGCGGACGAGGTCGAGAGACTTCTCGCCGAGCAGCTCGCGGGCATGATGAACATGGCGCGCAAGGCGGGCCAGTTCATCTCCGGCGCGACGAAGACGGAGCAGGCGGTGCGCGGCCTTGCCGCGCTGGCCGTCTTTCATGCGATCGATGCGGCCGCGGATGGCGTCCGCAAGATCGATCAGGCCCGCAAGGCGATGAGCTTCGTCAGCGAGGACGAAACGGAAATACCCGCTTTCCGCCCCTTCACGGGGGCGGAAATGGAGGGACTTTTGGGAAGTAATGCCTTTATCCATGCCGCAGCGCTTGCAGGGCAGGCAGGTGAAGGTGTAGTGAAGCGCGCAATCATGCTCGAAAAGTACCGAGGATCCGTCCCGGTCCGGGCCGAAGGCGGCGCTGGCAAGCCACAGCAATGA
- the nusA gene encoding transcription termination factor NusA — protein sequence MAVSANRLELLQIADAVAREKVIDREIVLAAMADAIQKAARSRYGSESNIRADINPKTGEIRLQRLLEVVEKAEDYSTQIPIELARDRNPDAKLGDFIADPLPPMDFGRIAAQSAKQVIVQKVREAERDRQYEEFKDRVGEIVNGTVKRVEYGNVIVDLGRGEGIIRRDEMIPRENMRYGDRVRAFVYDVRREQRGPQIFLSRTHPQFMVKLFTMEVPEIYDGIIHIKSVARDPGSRAKIAVVSNDSSIDPVGACVGMRGSRVQAVVGELQGEKIDIIPWSPDPASFIVNALQPAEVAKVVLDEDAERIEVVVPDEQLSLAIGRRGQNVRLASQLTGWDIDILTEQEESERRQKEFNERTQLFMDALDVDEMVGQVLASEGFAQVEELAYVELDEISSIEGFDEDTANELQTRAREYLEKIEAEMDAKRKELGVSDELRTIDGLTSQMLVALGEEGIKTIEDFAGCAADDLVGWTERKDGETKRFEGIFSKFEVTREEAETMIVQARLAAGWITEEDLVKQQEEEQEQDETIEVAEGADQDA from the coding sequence ATGGCAGTCAGTGCTAACCGGCTCGAACTTCTGCAGATCGCAGATGCTGTGGCACGCGAAAAGGTCATCGACCGTGAGATCGTTCTGGCCGCGATGGCGGACGCGATCCAGAAGGCGGCTCGTTCGCGCTACGGTTCGGAATCGAACATCCGCGCCGACATCAATCCGAAGACCGGTGAAATCCGTCTCCAGCGTCTCCTGGAAGTGGTCGAGAAGGCCGAGGACTATTCGACCCAGATCCCGATCGAGCTCGCCCGCGACCGCAATCCCGATGCAAAGCTCGGCGATTTCATCGCCGATCCGCTGCCGCCCATGGATTTCGGCCGCATCGCCGCCCAGTCCGCCAAGCAGGTGATCGTGCAGAAGGTGCGCGAAGCCGAGCGCGACCGTCAATACGAAGAGTTCAAGGATCGTGTCGGCGAGATCGTCAACGGCACCGTCAAGCGCGTCGAATACGGCAACGTCATCGTCGATCTCGGCCGTGGCGAGGGCATCATCCGCCGCGACGAGATGATCCCGCGTGAGAACATGCGCTATGGCGACCGCGTCCGCGCCTTCGTCTACGACGTCCGCCGCGAGCAGCGCGGACCGCAGATCTTCCTGTCGCGCACGCATCCGCAGTTCATGGTGAAGCTCTTCACCATGGAGGTGCCGGAAATCTATGACGGTATCATCCACATCAAGTCGGTTGCCCGCGACCCGGGCTCGCGCGCCAAGATCGCCGTCGTCTCCAACGATTCGTCGATCGATCCGGTCGGCGCCTGCGTCGGTATGCGCGGCTCGCGCGTGCAGGCCGTGGTCGGCGAGCTTCAGGGCGAGAAGATCGATATCATTCCCTGGTCGCCGGATCCGGCTTCTTTCATCGTCAATGCGCTGCAGCCGGCGGAAGTTGCCAAGGTGGTTCTCGACGAGGACGCGGAACGCATCGAGGTCGTGGTTCCGGACGAGCAGCTTTCGCTCGCGATCGGCCGCCGCGGCCAGAACGTGCGCCTTGCCTCGCAGCTGACCGGCTGGGACATCGATATCCTCACCGAGCAGGAGGAAAGCGAGCGTCGCCAGAAGGAATTCAACGAGCGCACGCAGCTCTTCATGGATGCGCTGGACGTCGACGAGATGGTCGGTCAGGTGCTCGCCTCCGAGGGCTTCGCCCAGGTCGAAGAGCTCGCCTATGTCGAACTCGACGAAATCTCCTCCATCGAGGGCTTCGACGAAGATACGGCAAACGAGCTCCAGACCCGCGCCCGCGAATATCTCGAAAAAATCGAGGCGGAAATGGATGCCAAGCGCAAGGAGCTCGGCGTTTCCGACGAGCTGCGGACGATCGATGGCCTCACCAGCCAGATGCTGGTCGCTCTCGGCGAGGAAGGCATCAAGACGATCGAGGACTTTGCCGGCTGCGCCGCCGACGACCTCGTCGGCTGGACCGAGCGCAAGGATGGAGAGACCAAGCGCTTCGAGGGCATCTTCTCGAAGTTCGAAGTCACCCGGGAAGAGGCCGAAACCATGATTGTGCAGGCTCGTCTGGCCGCCGGCTGGATCACCGAAGAGGATCTGGTCAAGCAGCAGGAGGAGGAGCAGGAGCAGGATGAGACGATCGAGGTCGCCGAAGGCGCGGATCAGGACGCCTGA